AGAGGCCGGCCGCGACGACGGCGGCCAGGCCGAGGGCCGAGCCCACGCTGATGTCGATGCCGCCCGTCAGGACGACGATCAGCTCGGCCATCACGACCACGCCGATGATCGACATCTGCAGCAGCAGGTTGGTGATGTTGGTGCCGCTCCAGAAGACGGAGCCGCGGGTGATCGTGGCCACCAGCAGGAGGGCCACGAGGATGTAGAGCGCGTACTGGCTCTTCAGCCAGTCGACCACGGCACTGCCGCGGTTCTCCTCGGCCTGGTCGGGTGACGAGGTGGGTGCGGTCGCCGTGGCGGTCATGCGCGAGCTCCTGTGTCTGCAGTCGGGGAGGAGGCGGGCCGGGACGCGCGGGGCGCGTGGCCGGCGTCGTGCGGGAGCGCGGTCGGGGCGGGGCGGGGCGACCTCACGGCTCGGCCGGTCATCACTGCTCGGCCTCGTCGCTGTGCAGGGCTGTCCGGATCAGGGCGTCGGTGTCGGTGCCCTCGTCGTCGGGGTTGAACTCACCGACGATCTTGCCGTTGCGCATGACGAGGATCCGGTGGCACAGGGAGAGCAGCTCCTCGGCCTCGCTGGAGACCACCAGCACGCCCTTCCCGCGGGCGGCGACCCGGTGGATGATCTGGTAGATGTTCGCCCGGGCGCCCACGTCGATGCCCTTGGTCGGCTCGTCGAGGACGACGAAGTCCGGGTCGGCCTCCAGCCACTTGGCCACGACGACCTTCTGCTGGTTGCCACCGCTGAGCGAGCTCGTGTAGGTCTTCGGGCCGCCCTTGACCTGGAACTCCTTGATCAGCTCGCGGATCCTGGACTTCTCCCGCTTGCCGTCCACCACGCCGCCCCTGGCCATCTTGGGGAGCACGACCAGGCTCATGTTCTCGCCGTTGTCGAAGTCCTTGACGAAGCCCTCGAGCCGGCGGTCCTCCGTCAGGTAGGCGATGCCCTTCTTGAGAGCCGTGCCGGGCGAGTCGAGCACCACCTCCTGTCCGCGGACCGTGATGGTGCCCTCGACCGCCCGCTTCTGCCCGGTGATGGTGCGCGCCACGGACGACCGGCCGCTGCCGACCAGGCCGTAGAGGCCGACGATCTCGCCCGGGTTGACGTCGAAGGAGACGCCCTTGGCCGTGCCACCCCACAGGTTGCGCACCGCGACCACGGGCTCGGCGTCGACCACGTCCACCGCGTCCGGCCGGTCCAGCGCCTTCAGGGCCTGCCCGATCATCAGGGTGGTGATCTCGTCCTGGTCGGTGTCGGCGGTCCGGAGGACCTCGATCAGCTTGCCGTTGCGCAGCACCGCGATGCGGTCGCACATGGCGAACACCTCGTTGAGCCGGTGCGAGACGAAGATGATCGACGTCCCCGCCGCCTTCTCGCGGGCGACGAGGTCGAGGATGTCCTTGAAGTGCTCCTCGCTGGTCGACGCGGTCGTCTCGTCCAAGATCATGATCTTGTGGTGGGTGACCGCCGCCCGGCTGAGGGACAGCATCTGCCGCTGACCCGGGCCGAGGTCGCCGGCCAGCTGGTTGGTGCGCAGGTGGCCGAGGCCGACGTCACGGAGCACCTCACGGGTCTCCTGGCTGTTGGTGTCGACCTTCTGCGCCCAGGGCCGGATGTCCTTGCCGCTGCGCAGCTTGTACAGCCAGACGTTCTCCCCGACGGTGAAGTCGTCGATGATCAACGGCTCCTGGTGCATCATCAGCACACCGGCCTGCTCGGCCTCGGCGGCGTTGCGCACCGGGTGGTCGAACCCCGTGACCTTGATCTCGCCCTCGGTCGGGGTCTCCACCCCGGCCAGCAGCTTGGCGAAGGTCGACTTGCCGGCGCCGTTGGCGCCGCAGATCGCGAGCACCTCGCCCCGGTAGCCCTCCAGGTCCACCCCGTCGAGGGCCTTCACCCCCGGGTAGTGCTTCTTGACCCCCACGGCCTTGAAGGCCAGCTCGCCCGCGGGTGCCCCGGCCTGCTCGTCCTCACGCTCTACCGCTACCACCGTCTGCCGCTCCCTCGCTCACCGTGATCTGTGATGCAGCACACAGGCTTCCCCGGCAGAAGTCAAGAATCGGCGCCAGGCGTGCCGATGCCAGACGATCGGGGCACGTCGACGGCCCGCGGTCCGCGAGAGCGGTCGTCCTGCACGACGAAGCGGGCCGTCGCGGACCCCACCGACGCGGGCCGGTCCCCGTCCCCGGGCCTCACAGCGACGCCACAGACCGCTGCCCGACCCGGCACAGCCAGGGTGTCGAGGCTGGGCCCATGCCCGCTCCGACCACCGTCCCCGACGCCCTCCCGCCGCTCGCGCCGGCCCCGGCACCCGGCCTGCTCCCCCGCGCCGGCCGTCGCCCCGACGACCCGGTCGTGCCGCCGGCGACCCCGGCGCCCCGGCCCGGGGCCGCCGCTCCCGGTGGGGGCCCGCGCGGCGTGCGCGGCCTCCTCCGCGGACCGGCCGACGACCCGGCCTGGGCCCGGCCGCTGCTGCTCCTGCTGCTGGTCGGCACGGCCGCGCTGTACCTGGTCGACCTCTCGTCCTCGGGCACCGCGAACAGCTTCTACGCCGCGGCGGTGAAGTCGGGCACGCAGTCCCTGCAGGCGTGGCTGTTCGGCTCCCTCGACGCGGGCGGCGCCATCACCGTCGACAAGCCGCCGGTCTCGCTGTGGCTGATGGTGCTCTCGGCCCGGATCCTCGGGTTCTCCTCCTTCTCCATGCTGGTGCCCCAGGCCCTGATGGGCGTCGCCTCGGTGGCGGTGCTGCACGCGACCGTCCGGCGCTGGCACGGCCCGGCCGCAGGTCTGCTCGCCGGTGCCCTGCTGGCCCTGACGCCGGTGGCGGCGCTGATGTTCCGGTTCAACAACCCGGACGCGCTGCTGGTGCTGCTGATGAGCGTCGCCGCGCTCTGCGTCGTCCGCGCCGTCGACGCGCCGGGGTCCCGCGGCCGGGCCGCGCTGCGCTGGATGCTGCTGGCCGGTGCCGCGATCGGCTTCGCCTTCCTCACCAAGATGGCCCAGGGCCTGCTCGTGCTGCCGGCGTTCGGCGTCGTCTACCTGGTGGCCTCACCCCTGCGGCTGCGCGCCCGGATCGGCCACCTGCTGGCCGCCGCCGGAGCCGTGGTCGTCGCCGCGGGCTGGTTCGTCCTCCTGGTGGAGCTCTGGCCGGCGGGCGCCCGCCCCTACATCGGCGGTTCCACCAACAACTCCCTCTGGGAGCTCGCGGTCGGCTACAACGGCCTCGGGCGCATCCTCGGCTCCGCGGGCGGCGCGGGTGGCGGGACGGGCGGCCAGAACACCGGCTTCGGCGGCGCGGCCGGCGTGCTGCGGCTGTTCGGTCCGGCCTTCGGCACGCAGATCGCCTGGTTCCTGCCGGCGGCCCTGCTGGCCCTGGTCGCCGGTCTGGTCCTGCGCGGCCGGGCCCCGCGGACCGACCGGGTCCGGGCCGGCCTGCTGCTGTGGGGGGGCTGGCTCCTGGTCACCGCCGCCGTCTTCTCCTTCATGTCCGGGACGATCCACCCCTACTACTCGGTGGCGCTCGCCCCCGCGGTCGCCGCCGTGACGGCCATCGGCGGTGTCGAGCTGTGGCGGCACCGCGACGACGTCCTCGCCCGCGGAGCGCTGGCGCTGCTGGTGGGCGGCACCGCCGTCTGGGGGGCCGTCCTGATGCACCGCGACGCCGCGGGCTGGCTGACCGGCCTCGTCTGGGCGATGGCCGTCGGCGGCGTGCTCGGCGCCCTCGTGCTGGCGGCCACCCCGGCGCGGCTGCGCCGGCTCGCCGTCGCCGGGCTCGTCGTCGGGGTCCTCGCGGCCTCGCTGGGCGCGGCCTCCTTCACCGTCGCCACCGCGGCGTCCGGGCACACCGGCTCGATCCCGACGGCGGGACCGGCGACGGTCGGCGGCGGCGGGTTCGGCGGCGGCGGGGCGGGCGGTCCGGGCGGGTCAGCCGACGCGACCACCACCAGCACGGCGCTGACCGACCTGCTCGACGCGACCTCCAGCCGCTGGTCGGCCGCGGTGGTCGGCGACCAGAGCGCCGCCGGCTACATCCTGTCGGGCCGCACGGCCGTGATGGCCATCGGCGGCTGGAGCGGCTCGGACCCGGCCCCGACGCTCGCCGAGTTCCAGCAGCACGTCGCCGACGGCGACGTCACCTACTTCCTCGCCGGTGGCGGGATGGGGGGCGGCCGCGGGGCGGGCGGCGGCAGCTCGTCGGCCACCGAGATCACCGCCTGGGTGGCGGCGACCTACGCCTCCACCACCGTCGACGGGGTCACCGTCTACGACCTGACCGCACCCGCGTGACCGCGGCGGCCATCCGCCCGACCGCCTCCGTGAGCACCGCGGTCGAGGTGGCGAAGTTCAGCCGCACGTGGCCGGCGCCGCCCGACCCGAAGTCGGCGCCGGGGCTGAGCGCCACCCGGGCGTGCTCGAGGAAGAAGTCGGCCGGTTCGCCCGGCAGGTCGAGCGCGCGGCAGTCCAGCCAGGCCAGGTAGGTGGCGTCCGGCGTCACGTGGGCGACGTCCGGCAGCTGGTCGGCGAGCAGGCCGGCCAGCAGCCGGCGACGCCGGTCCAGGGCGGCGAGGTGCTCGGCGAGCCACGCCTGGCCCGCCCGGAGCGCCGCCGTGTGCGCCAGCACCCCCAGCTGGCTGGCGCCGTGGCCGACCACGTCGGGCATCCCGGCGAGGTCCCCGGCGGCCGCCGGCCCGGCCACGGCGAGCGCCGCCTTGAGACCGGCCAGGTTCCAGGCCTTCGACGCCGAGAACACGACGAACCCCCGCTCGGCGCCCGGCACGCTCAGGTAGGGGGTGAACCCGGTCCCGCCGGCGTAGGTGAGCGGCGCGTGGATCTCGTCGACGACCACCCGGACCCGGTGCCGCTCGGCCAGGACGGTGACGTCCGCCAGCTCGGCAGCGGTGTGCACGGTGCCGGTGGGGTTGTGCGGGCTGGCCAGCAGCAGGGCGGCGCGCCGGCCGCCCGCGGTCGCCGCGGCACAGGCCTGCTCGAGAGCGTCCAGGTCCAGCCGCCCGTCGGCCCCGAGCGGCGCCTCCACCACGCGGCGCCCGCCGTGCCGGACGAACCCGGCGAAGGGCGGGTAGACCGGGGGCACCAGCACCACGGCGTCGCCGGGGCCGGTGACCAGCGCCAGCACCTCGACGACACCGGTCATCACGTCGGCCACCAGCGAGGTGGCGGCCGGGTCAGGACGCCAGCCCCAGGCCGCGGCGGCGGCGTCGGCGTAGGCCTCCGCGTAGCCCTGGCCCCACGGGTAGCCGGTGTCCCCGCGGTCGAGGGCCAGGTCGAGCGCGGCCCGGACGGCCGGGGCAGGCAGGGCGTCCATCTCGGCCACCCAGAGCGGCAGGACGTCGGGGGGGTGGGCCCGCCACTTCAGGCTCTGCCGCGCCCGCAGCGCGCCCAGGGTCAGGCGGTCGAACGGGTCGGGTCCGGCGTCGTCGAGCACGCGCCGACTCTGCCACGGGACCGCTGGTGGGCCCGGGCCGTCCGGGGTCAGTCCTGCTCGGTCGCCATCATCACGAAGCCGGTCACGAACACGCAGAGCGTGCCGAACATGGCCACGACGCCACCGACGACCCCGAAGCCGGGGGTCGGGATCTCGTTCACGCCCGGGGTCGCCACCATCATGACGACGCCGACGACGTACATGGCCAGCGCCAGACCGCCGAGGACCAGCAGGACGACAGCTCGTCGCATCGTGTCTCGCTCTCTGTGCGCAGACCCGTCGGGTCGCTCGTTCGGACGGTGCACGGCCGGGCCGCACCGGCGGTCAGTCTAGCGGCAGGCCCCCCGGGCCCGAGGCGGGCACCGCGCCCTCGGCACCCGCCTGCCGGGCCCGGTCGATGACGTCGGTCAGCACCGCGTGCAGCCGCTCGGCACCGGCCAGGTCCAGCTGCAGGCGCCGCATCACCGTCCGCGGCACCTCGAGCGCCCGGGCGCGCAGGGCGGCGCCCGCCGGCGTCAGGGTCAGCCGGAGCGCGCGCTCGTCGCCCTGGTCGCGGCGACGCTCCAGGTAGCCGACCGACTCCAGGCGCTTGAGCAGCGGGGAGAGCGTCGCCGGCTCCAGCGCGAGCAGCCGGCCCAGCTCGGACACCCGGAGCGGGGCGTGCTGCCACAACGCGAGCATCACGAGGTACTGCGGGTGCGTGAGCCTCAGCGGCTCCAGCACGGGCCGGTAGATGCCGATGACGCTGCGCGACGCCACCGCGAGGGCGAAGCAGACCTGGCGCTCGAGCTCCAGCAGGTCGTCGTCGTCCGTGGCCGTGGTCACGGCGGCCCCGGCGCCCGTCGACTGTCGGTCGGGCTGCACGCTTAGTACACTAACAGTTCGTGGGCTCTGTTCCTGAGCTCCGGAGGAACGGAGGACGCCGATGACCGGCAAGGTGGCCCGGGGCGACGGGTACTCGTGGCCGTACCGGATCTGGTGGGAGATCGAGTACACGTTGATGCACGTGTTCGGCCCGGCCTCGCTGGAGGGCGACGCCGACCCCCGGGTGGCGATGAAGAAGGACCACGACCGGCGCCGCGCGCTGCACCGGGAGCGGCGGGCCGCGGCCGGGCGCTGACCCCGCCGCTCAGCCGCAGAGCTCGGCCAGCCGCCGGGCGTCCCGGACGGCGTGACCGTCGCCGTCGTTGTTGAAGAAGGCGTGCACCGCGTGCCCCGCGGCCCGCCACTCCCCCACCCGGTCGGCCCACCAGCGGAGGTCGGCCTCGGGGTAGCCGCCCGCGTAGAGGTGGTGCCGGTCGGGTCCGTGCAGACGCACGTAGACCAGGTGCGCGGTGGCGCGGAGCACGCAGGGCAGGCCGGCGCCGCTCATCACGCAGGACGACACCCCCCGCTCGGCCAGCAGGCCGAAGACGGCGTCGTCCACCCAGCTCGGGTGCCGCAGCTCCACCGCCAACCCGACCCAGGGCGGGAACCGGTCCAGGACGTAGGCCAGCCGTGCGTCGTCGCGGGCGTGGTCGGCGGGCAGCTGGAGGAGCAGGGTGCCGCGCCGCTCGCCCAGCTCGTGCCAGCCGGCGCAGATCCGCTCCACCCAGGCCTCGGGGGCGTAGAGGCGCTTGCCGTGCGTCAGCCCGCGCGGCGCCTTGGCGCTGAGCCGGAAGCCGGGCGGCAGCCGCCGCCGCCAGGAGGCCCAGGTCGCGGGGCGCGGCCACCGGTAGAAGCTGGCGTTCAGCTCCACCGCGCCGTGCGGCGGACCCGCCCCGAAGACGTCGAGGTAGGCCGGGAGGCGGTCCCGGTCGGGCAGCCCCGGCGGGTAGAGCACGTGCTCCCAGTGGTCGTAGCTCCAGCCCGAGGTGCCGACCCGGACCTCCCCCACCTCAGACCCGCCGGCGGCGCGACCCGGTGGGCCGCACCCGGAGCACCAGGGCCGGCAGCACGCCGATGCCGGCGACCACCGCCGCGGTGACGCCGGCGGCGACCAGCGCGGGCCGCAGCCCGGCCACCACGTCGAAGACCAGCAGCACGGTGCCGACCAGCACCAGGCCGACGCCGAGCAGCACCAGGCGGAGGATGACGTGGCCGAGCCGCACCACCAGCTGCTTGACCCGCTGGCGGAACAGCGCCCGGTGCAGGCTGACGGGTGCGAGCCCCAGCGCGACGGTCAGCACCGCCACCACGACCACCACCAGGTAGATCCGCTGCTGGTAGCGCTCGAGGTCGGCGAAGGCCGGCTGGAAGGCGATGGCCAGCAGGAAGCCGGTCAGCACCTGCGTCCCGGTCTGGGTGACCCGCAGCTCCTGCAGGATGTCGACCCAGTTCCGGTCCAGCCGCTCCTCCGGCGTCTCGTGCCGGCCGTCGCCCGCGTCGTCGGACCCCGCCGGGTCCGACGCGCTGCTGCCGTCACTCACCGCGGGCCGACCGCCATCCGGTTGATCAGCTCCTCCAGCGAGCCCTCGAACTCGCCGTCGAAGGTGTCGAGGGAGAGCTGCGGCGAGAGCTCCATGAGCAGCGGGTAGGCGGCCAGGTCGTTGGTCTCCACGAACTCGACGTCGCGCGTCACGTCCAGCTCCGGCTCCGCGGCGTAGGTCGAGGACTCCAGCAGCAGGTGGCCCAGCAGGAAGGTCGAGAACGCCCGGTAGACCTCGACGCTGCCCGGGCCGCTGAACCCGTAGTGCCGGAGCCCCTGCAGGAAGGCCTCGACCCAGCGGAGGCTGCGGAGCGGTGGACGGAGCCAGGGTGCGGCCGGCGGCCGGCTGGCCACCAGCGGGAAGATCTTCGGGTGCTCGATGGCGATCGCCCGGACGCCGCGGGCCATCTGCTGCAGGAACTCCTGCCAGGTGCCGGGCTGCTCCGACTCCATCGTCAGCCCGTACAGCTCGTCCATCACCGTCTCCACGACCCCGTCGAGCAGCTGGTCGCGGCCGGGCACGTAGCGGTAGAGCGCCATGGCCTCGACGCCGAGCTCCGCGCCGAGCCGACGCATCGTCAGCCGTTCCCGGCCGTGCGCGTCGATGAAACGGACCGCCTCGCGCAGGATCAGCGACCGGTCCAGGGGGCGGCGGCCACCCGGGGTCACGGCCTTCTCGGGCCCGGCGGGGGGCTGGGGCCCGAGCGTGCCGGTGGGCCGGCTCGGCTCCTCCGGCTCGTGCGGTGTCATAGGGCCCCTCGCAGGTGGACGCGCCGGTGCGGAACCGGCCGGCGACCGCGCAGCCCGGTCGCGCCTGCGGGCATTTACAACGTAAACGGCCCGACCTACAGTGGTCGGAGACGACGCGGTCACTTCTCCGGAGCATAGTTGACGGTTCCGGTCCCAGGGTCCCACCCGGCTCCCGCCGGGCCCCGACCAGGGGCGACGCGCCGTCGGTCCGCGCGAACCCGTCGCGCGGCCGAGGGAGGAGCACCGACATGAGCGGACTGGGCGACAAGATCAAGGGCAAGGCCGAGGAGCTCAAGGGCGAGGCCAAGGCCAAGGCCGGCGACGCGACCGACAACCCGGACCTGCAGGCCGAGGGCCACGGCGACAAGGCCGCGGGCAACGCGCAGCAGGCCGTCGGCGAGGTCAAGGACGCGTTCAAGCACTGACCGCCGGCCGGCGACCCGGCAGCACCACCACGAAGGCCTCCCCGTCGAGACGGGGAGGCCTTCCTGCGTCGGTCGGGGGCCGGCTCAGCCGCCGGCGCCGCCCGAGATGTGCTCGATGATGG
The window above is part of the Friedmanniella luteola genome. Proteins encoded here:
- a CDS encoding sugar ABC transporter ATP-binding protein, with protein sequence MVAVEREDEQAGAPAGELAFKAVGVKKHYPGVKALDGVDLEGYRGEVLAICGANGAGKSTFAKLLAGVETPTEGEIKVTGFDHPVRNAAEAEQAGVLMMHQEPLIIDDFTVGENVWLYKLRSGKDIRPWAQKVDTNSQETREVLRDVGLGHLRTNQLAGDLGPGQRQMLSLSRAAVTHHKIMILDETTASTSEEHFKDILDLVAREKAAGTSIIFVSHRLNEVFAMCDRIAVLRNGKLIEVLRTADTDQDEITTLMIGQALKALDRPDAVDVVDAEPVVAVRNLWGGTAKGVSFDVNPGEIVGLYGLVGSGRSSVARTITGQKRAVEGTITVRGQEVVLDSPGTALKKGIAYLTEDRRLEGFVKDFDNGENMSLVVLPKMARGGVVDGKREKSRIRELIKEFQVKGGPKTYTSSLSGGNQQKVVVAKWLEADPDFVVLDEPTKGIDVGARANIYQIIHRVAARGKGVLVVSSEAEELLSLCHRILVMRNGKIVGEFNPDDEGTDTDALIRTALHSDEAEQ
- a CDS encoding DUF72 domain-containing protein; this encodes MGEVRVGTSGWSYDHWEHVLYPPGLPDRDRLPAYLDVFGAGPPHGAVELNASFYRWPRPATWASWRRRLPPGFRLSAKAPRGLTHGKRLYAPEAWVERICAGWHELGERRGTLLLQLPADHARDDARLAYVLDRFPPWVGLAVELRHPSWVDDAVFGLLAERGVSSCVMSGAGLPCVLRATAHLVYVRLHGPDRHHLYAGGYPEADLRWWADRVGEWRAAGHAVHAFFNNDGDGHAVRDARRLAELCG
- a CDS encoding aminotransferase class I/II-fold pyridoxal phosphate-dependent enzyme; the encoded protein is MLDDAGPDPFDRLTLGALRARQSLKWRAHPPDVLPLWVAEMDALPAPAVRAALDLALDRGDTGYPWGQGYAEAYADAAAAAWGWRPDPAATSLVADVMTGVVEVLALVTGPGDAVVLVPPVYPPFAGFVRHGGRRVVEAPLGADGRLDLDALEQACAAATAGGRRAALLLASPHNPTGTVHTAAELADVTVLAERHRVRVVVDEIHAPLTYAGGTGFTPYLSVPGAERGFVVFSASKAWNLAGLKAALAVAGPAAAGDLAGMPDVVGHGASQLGVLAHTAALRAGQAWLAEHLAALDRRRRLLAGLLADQLPDVAHVTPDATYLAWLDCRALDLPGEPADFFLEHARVALSPGADFGSGGAGHVRLNFATSTAVLTEAVGRMAAAVTRVRSGRRR
- a CDS encoding CsbD family protein translates to MSGLGDKIKGKAEELKGEAKAKAGDATDNPDLQAEGHGDKAAGNAQQAVGEVKDAFKH
- a CDS encoding DUF6328 family protein, coding for MSDGSSASDPAGSDDAGDGRHETPEERLDRNWVDILQELRVTQTGTQVLTGFLLAIAFQPAFADLERYQQRIYLVVVVVAVLTVALGLAPVSLHRALFRQRVKQLVVRLGHVILRLVLLGVGLVLVGTVLLVFDVVAGLRPALVAAGVTAAVVAGIGVLPALVLRVRPTGSRRRRV
- a CDS encoding MarR family winged helix-turn-helix transcriptional regulator; protein product: MQPDRQSTGAGAAVTTATDDDDLLELERQVCFALAVASRSVIGIYRPVLEPLRLTHPQYLVMLALWQHAPLRVSELGRLLALEPATLSPLLKRLESVGYLERRRDQGDERALRLTLTPAGAALRARALEVPRTVMRRLQLDLAGAERLHAVLTDVIDRARQAGAEGAVPASGPGGLPLD
- a CDS encoding glycosyltransferase family 39 protein; amino-acid sequence: MPAPTTVPDALPPLAPAPAPGLLPRAGRRPDDPVVPPATPAPRPGAAAPGGGPRGVRGLLRGPADDPAWARPLLLLLLVGTAALYLVDLSSSGTANSFYAAAVKSGTQSLQAWLFGSLDAGGAITVDKPPVSLWLMVLSARILGFSSFSMLVPQALMGVASVAVLHATVRRWHGPAAGLLAGALLALTPVAALMFRFNNPDALLVLLMSVAALCVVRAVDAPGSRGRAALRWMLLAGAAIGFAFLTKMAQGLLVLPAFGVVYLVASPLRLRARIGHLLAAAGAVVVAAGWFVLLVELWPAGARPYIGGSTNNSLWELAVGYNGLGRILGSAGGAGGGTGGQNTGFGGAAGVLRLFGPAFGTQIAWFLPAALLALVAGLVLRGRAPRTDRVRAGLLLWGGWLLVTAAVFSFMSGTIHPYYSVALAPAVAAVTAIGGVELWRHRDDVLARGALALLVGGTAVWGAVLMHRDAAGWLTGLVWAMAVGGVLGALVLAATPARLRRLAVAGLVVGVLAASLGAASFTVATAASGHTGSIPTAGPATVGGGGFGGGGAGGPGGSADATTTSTALTDLLDATSSRWSAAVVGDQSAAGYILSGRTAVMAIGGWSGSDPAPTLAEFQQHVADGDVTYFLAGGGMGGGRGAGGGSSSATEITAWVAATYASTTVDGVTVYDLTAPA
- a CDS encoding TetR/AcrR family transcriptional regulator, which gives rise to MTPHEPEEPSRPTGTLGPQPPAGPEKAVTPGGRRPLDRSLILREAVRFIDAHGRERLTMRRLGAELGVEAMALYRYVPGRDQLLDGVVETVMDELYGLTMESEQPGTWQEFLQQMARGVRAIAIEHPKIFPLVASRPPAAPWLRPPLRSLRWVEAFLQGLRHYGFSGPGSVEVYRAFSTFLLGHLLLESSTYAAEPELDVTRDVEFVETNDLAAYPLLMELSPQLSLDTFDGEFEGSLEELINRMAVGPR